The segment CGGCAGGTGTTGAAGAACAGACGGAACGGATACGTTTTCTCTTCCAGCCTTGGATATTCCTTGAGTTCCTTCGGATAGTTCATGCTTGGTTCAACTCCCGCAAGATTCAGCTAGTTTAGCACAAGATAAGTAGAGATTTTGCCCAAAATGAGCGATATACTAGGAATGTTGCATTAACTATAAACCAATATTGGAGTGGCATACAAGATGCAGGATACATTAAGAATCGGAACACTGGTTGGAGGCGGGGATGCGCTCAGAGTCATTCCGCAGATTATTGGACATGGATTCGAATCCTTCAGCTTAACCTTCTGGCAGACTACAGGGACTACTGATTTGGCAGAAACAGCGGCACAGGTGCGTGAACTGGCTGAGGAGCATGATTTCACAATTTCTTCAGTCGGCATATTCGGGAATCCGCTTACAGGGACAGGCGATAATTCAGATACGGTAGCCAGCTGGGAACGGCTGATTGACCATGCCCATTTGTTCGGTACCGATCTGGTCTCCGGCTTCACCGGACGTCTGCCCGGCGTATCTATAGATGAGTCGATTCCGAAGTTCGCTGAGGTGTTCGGTGAGCTGTCGAAGCGGGCGGCGGAGCGCGGAGTCAAGATCGCTTTTGAGAATTGCTCGATGGATGGGAATTGGCGGGCAGGGGACTGGAATATTGCGCATAACCCAACAGCCTGGGAGAAAATGTTCAACGCGGTCAATGCCGATAATCTCGGCCTGGAATGGGAGCCCTGCCACCAGATGGTGCAGCTGATTGACCCGATCCCGCAGCTGCGCAAATGGACGGACAAGATCTTCCATGTCCACGGCAAGGACGCAACCATCGCCTGGGATATTATCAAGGAATACGGAATCCACGGGCCAAAGCCTTATGTGTGGCACCGGACGCCGGGCTTCGGGGATACGAACTGGACCGATGTGATCTCGATTCTTCGTCAGGCCGGGTATAAGGGAACGATCGATATTGAAGGCTGGCATGACCCTGTCTATCGTGATGATCTGGAGATGACCGGTCAGGTCCATGCACTGAATTATCTCAAAACCTGCCGGGGCGGCAGCTTCATCCCGAACCCGGTATAACAGGAGGAACGAGCTATGACAGCAGGACATCGTGTGGTTGTGGCGGGCTGCGGGGCTATGGCTAATGAATGGATCACCTATGCACTGAAGCATGCTGATGGAATAGAGATTGTAGCACTCGTGGATATCCGGCGGGAGTCCGCTCAGGCCATGGCAGAAAGGCACGGGCTTACTTGCCCGGTATTTACTGAAGTGGAGCAGGCAATTGCGGATACAGCAGCTAATCTGGTATTTGATGTGACGGTACCGGCCAGCCATTACAGTATTGCCAGCAGCGCGCTTGAGGCCGGATGTCATGTATTCGCGGAAAAGCCGCTGGCGGAGACGATGGAGCAGTGCAATTCGATCGTCAGCATCGCTGAACGTACCGGCAGGAGCCATGCGGTGATGCAGAACCGCCGGTATGATCCGCGCATCCGTTCTTTGCGGGAGCTGATCACTTCAGGGGTTATAGGGCGGACAGGCTCTATCAGCGCGAACTTCTTCCTGGCTCCGCATTTCGGCGGCTTCCGGGATGCGATGGACAGCCCGCTGCTGCTGGATATGGCAATCCATACCTTCGATCAGGCCCGCTATATCAGCGGCGCTAATCCGGTAAGTGTGTACTGCCAGGAGTTCAATCCGCCGGGATCGTGGTATGCAGGGAATGCGGCGGCGGTCTGTATTTTTGAAATGTCGGACGGCTCCGTGTTCTGCTATCAAGGCTCCTGGTGTGCGGAAGGCGTGCCTACGTCCTGGGAAGCTTCTTGGCGGGTTCAAGGTGAAAAGGGCGCTGCTATCTGGGATGGCCAGGTTCTGCCTTATGCCGAGGTGATTAGTGCCGGGAGTGAACACTCCGGCCAGTTCCTCCATGAATTCGAGCGGATCGAAGCGCCGGAGGTACAGATGGAGGAGACCTTCCATCAGGGCTGTCTCGATGAAATGTTCCGTTCGCTTGCCGAAGGCCGTCCGGCCGAGACGGATTGCCGCGATAACCGCTACAGCATGGCCATGGTGCTGGGCGCTCTGGAGAGTGCGCGGACTGGCCGCAAGCTTAGTATTGCCGAATTCATAGAGGGCGCTAAGCTGGCAGGGAGTAAGGCGTAGGAGATTTTAGCAGGGGAAGCAAAATGGAATGCAAAAAGGCATGGGGAAAGCCCCATGCCTTTTCTTTTACCGCCGTCTTCTCAATTCTGGTTATTTATCTGTCCCCAGTAACAAGTTCACAACCGTATCTAGCTGCTGCTCCAAAGAATAAGGGTCCTCCATGACAAATTCATCATGATAATTATCCCCGTATAAGAAGACTTTTCCATTCTTCACGGCAGGTACACTTTTCCATATATCACTTTCCATTGCCTGGTTTGTAATCTCAGCATCGCCATTATAGACAAAGATATAATCACCTAAGTATTCAGGAAGCACCTCAAGCGAGATTGATTCGAACCCCTCTTTCATATGTAAGGCACTTTCTGTTGGAGGCAGCTGCAGCATTTCGTAGATAGTGGAGGAACCATAATTTCCGCCCGTTGCCGCTAACACATAAACCGTTTTTTCGGCAAACTGTACGATGGATACCGTCTCGCCTTCTTTAATGACGTTAGAGACCTTTAACCTTGCTTCAACAACCTTCTGTTCGTATTCCGCAATCCATTCCTCTGCCTGCTGTTCTTTTCCGAATATTGAGGCTACTCTTCTGAATTTATCAAGCGGTCCGGCCGTTGACAGCTCTTCCCAATAAGGCAGAAAAACAGTGGTGCCGATCTTCTCATATTGGTCAACATAATCTTCGATGGAACCGATAATGAGGTCTGGCTCCAGCATGGTCAATTTCTCCAGATTCATCGGGAATTCTCCCAGATCTTCGATTCTTTCGAGTGTTTCTTGTGGAATCTCCGCCTTGTCCATCCAGCCTTCGTCGAGCATAAACGTTCTTGCCCCGACGGGGACAATGCCCAGTTTCAATAAATGGCCCATATATTGGTCTGCCGCCACTTTTACCGGCTCTGCGGGTACTTCAATATCTCCTCTTGGCGTGGATACGATCCGTGTCTTCGGACTTTCTTCAGAGGCAGCCGGAGTTGCTTGATTTACGTTAGTGTTCCCGCTGCTTGAATCCTTTGCTGCTGTGTTCGTCCCGTTGGAGCAAGCACTGAGCAGCAGGGAGCCGCACAGCAGGATAGCAGCCATGGCCACAGATCTCGTTGGTTTAAACATATGTATTTCCCCTTTGTCCGTATTATGATAATGATTATCATTATTAATATACAGATCCGCACTATATTCAGAAATAGAGGATGTGGGGAAGTTTAATGGACTTTCAGCAACTTTGTGCTGCTCCAGCTCTCTATTTCTATGATGAGCAGGGGCTACACCTTTTCGTTTTTTATAAATCCTGCTGAAATAATACACGTCTTGATACCCGATGCTGGCTGCAATCTCCCCGACAGAAGCATTAGTTGTCATTAGAAGCTCTGATGCAAGGTCAAGCCGGTAGCGGATTAAGTAATCAATCGGACTGATGCCTGTATGCTCCTTAAATAAGGATGACAAGTGATAAGCACTGAAATTGAATACTTCGGCAAGTGAATCTAAGGTAATAGGTTCCGCATAATACTCCTGGATATAAGTGATTACCTGGACTGCAACAGAGGTTGTTCTGACCTCGGTCTTATGCTCTTGCAGGCGCAATTCCTTTAACGTCAGATGAACGAACTGGTAAAAAAGTGCTTTTACCTGAAGTCGCTCTTCCGGCTTGTCCCATTTCTGATGCATCTGCTGAATTCTGTTATACAGTAAAAGCGGTGCCTCAGGGCTAAAGCAATACTGCGATTGAAAAGGATTCGCTTCATGGAGCAAGGCTTTGTAGTAAATGATGTAGTAAATAAATTTATCGTTAACCGAAACGATGCTTAGGGCCGCCCCTTTGCCGCTATGTAAAAGTTGAAAGCCTGTGCAAGCAAATTCAGCCTGGTCTACCTGAACTTGTGCGCTTCCTTGTACCGACAGTAAGAATATATTGGCGGGTATTATGAACGCAGGAAGAGCTTTGCCTTGTGCTAACTCCATCTGCCGGATATCCACCAGCCTAATTGCAGCCTGATCCCAAAGTAATAATTGATTGCTGTTGTGCATGATGCGTTATTCCCCTCCGTTATCTGTCTGCTTCTCATTTTAAATGATAACCATTATCAATGACAGTCTGAATAATAATCGTGAAATTGAAAGTCACATAAATCCATATTATCCTCACATGGATGCATTCCAGATCTGTGCAATGAAGACTAGAGTAAATAACAGATAGTGGATGTAACGAACAAGGGGTGATCTTAATGGATGAGCGGTTAAGAGTTGTGATTGGGAGCGGCGGAAGTCGGCATAACCAGGGTTGGCTGCATACGGAGGAGTCGGAGCTTAATCTTTTGAATGAAGAGGAGTGGGCCAACAGGTTCAAGAAAAGCTGAGGGTTTATCTACCGTTCCAGGCGCTTCGACCACCGCAATACAGAGGGAAGGTTAGGCTTTGTCTCGCTGATAGTGGATGCCGTTAAGGTGTGAAAATAACATCCGCCGCCAGCAAAAAGGCTGATCTCCCCAGCACAATGCGCTGCATCGAGATCAGCCTGTACTCCAATCGGCCAGCCCGGGCTAGAAGCCCCGGTACTGCGGTTCTTCCTTTTCCAGCTCGGTTACGCGTCCTTCCACCTGCGTGACAATCTGCTGGGTCTGCTCGGCCGCTTGGGTGAACAGGGTCTTGGCTTCCTCGTTTTGAGTCTCCATGGCGAATTGCTCCAGGCTGGCCTGGGCGCTTTTTAGCGATGCTACGCACGTCTTGACTTGTGAGGCGACAGTCATCGGTATACCCTCCTCCATATCATAGAAATGGATCATCATCCACGGATTCTAGTATCTGCATTCCCGCAGCTCATATTCTGGAAAATCACTCCAGCCTCACGAGAGCATAATCAGCTGACACGAATTTTTTTGGTTAATTCACCCCTGGTTTGACAAATACTGAAGCAGAATGTCTGACGACACAGAGCATGAAATATCACATTACAGGGGGTTATTCGAATGCCTGAAGCGCTGGAAGTTGTCCTGCGGACCTTATTCGCTGTGGTCGTAATGTTTTTTCTTACCAAGATACTCGGCAAACGGCAGGTTTCGCAGCTGTCTTTTTTTGAATACATTACGGGAATTACGGTGGGGAGCTTGGCGGCGTATATCTCGCTGGATACGGATAAGACCTGGCATCTGGGCCTGATTGCCTTAGGCGTCTGGGTTGCCTGTTCGCTGGGCATCGAATATCTGCAAATTAAGAGCAAGAAGGCCCGGGATTTCATTGACTTCAAATCGACGGTGCTGATTAAGGACGGCAAGATTCTGGAGAATAATATGAAAAAAGAGCGTCTGAGCGTCGACGAGCTGCTGGAGGAATTGCGCAAAAAGGATGTCTTCAAGGTGGCCGATGTGGAATTTGCGATTATGGAATCGGATGGTGCGATTAACGTGCTTTTGACCAAGGAGAATCAGCCCTTCACCCCGAAGGATCTGGGGATAAAGGTTGCACCGGAGAAGGAGACGCTCGCTGTGATTATGGATGGTGAGATTCTGGACGAGCCTCTGGATACGCTGAATCTGTCCCGGAAGTGGCTGCAGACCGAGCTGGAAAAGCTGAATCTGACCGTGAAGGAGGTTTTCCTCGGGCAGGTAGACTCTTACGGTGAGCTTACCGTGGATCTCTACGCTGACAATGTCAAGGTGCCGCAGCCGCAGGATAAACCTCAGCTGTATGCGCTGCTGAAGAAATGTGAAGCCGATCTGGAACTGTTCGGCCTGTCCACCAAGAACAAAGCAGCGAAGCAAATGTACGAAAATTGTTCAGAGCAATTGCAGGCGCTGCTGCAGAAGCTGAAGCCTTTTATCCAGAACTGACAGCATGGGCAGTTTCACAAGCAGGAGCCGGTGATCCGGCTTCTTTGTGGCATGTCCGGGCATAAATCCAGGAACGAACTGGAATACTAAGGCAGATTCCCCATTACCGGAAGGAGGCAACCAGATTGCCTGAACAGGATATGCTGGAGCTAATCAAGGAGCAGCTGACAGACTGCAGCGATGCGGTCTACCAGTCTATTAATGTCTACGGGCATTCCTGTATGCTGATCTATATTCCTTCCATCGTGGATACACTTAGCCTGCAGGAATTTGTCGCCACGCCCCTGAAGGCAGAAGCCAATGCGGAGCCGCACTGGCCGGATTTCATGGAGCGTCTGGATCACGGTTCTGCATTCGCGATTCCTTATATCAAGGCCTATCATCCCGGCCGGGTAGTGGAGCTGATCGTCAGCGGGAATCCCGTACTCAGCATCGCAGGCTTGCCGTATGTGTATTATTTTGAGATTGCCCACTATCAGAAAAGGGCGGTGTCCGAATCACAGAACGAGCTGGTGGT is part of the Paenibacillus sp. FSL M7-0420 genome and harbors:
- a CDS encoding DUF421 domain-containing protein, translated to MPEALEVVLRTLFAVVVMFFLTKILGKRQVSQLSFFEYITGITVGSLAAYISLDTDKTWHLGLIALGVWVACSLGIEYLQIKSKKARDFIDFKSTVLIKDGKILENNMKKERLSVDELLEELRKKDVFKVADVEFAIMESDGAINVLLTKENQPFTPKDLGIKVAPEKETLAVIMDGEILDEPLDTLNLSRKWLQTELEKLNLTVKEVFLGQVDSYGELTVDLYADNVKVPQPQDKPQLYALLKKCEADLELFGLSTKNKAAKQMYENCSEQLQALLQKLKPFIQN
- a CDS encoding DUF1657 domain-containing protein; the encoded protein is MTVASQVKTCVASLKSAQASLEQFAMETQNEEAKTLFTQAAEQTQQIVTQVEGRVTELEKEEPQYRGF
- a CDS encoding Gfo/Idh/MocA family protein — protein: MTAGHRVVVAGCGAMANEWITYALKHADGIEIVALVDIRRESAQAMAERHGLTCPVFTEVEQAIADTAANLVFDVTVPASHYSIASSALEAGCHVFAEKPLAETMEQCNSIVSIAERTGRSHAVMQNRRYDPRIRSLRELITSGVIGRTGSISANFFLAPHFGGFRDAMDSPLLLDMAIHTFDQARYISGANPVSVYCQEFNPPGSWYAGNAAAVCIFEMSDGSVFCYQGSWCAEGVPTSWEASWRVQGEKGAAIWDGQVLPYAEVISAGSEHSGQFLHEFERIEAPEVQMEETFHQGCLDEMFRSLAEGRPAETDCRDNRYSMAMVLGALESARTGRKLSIAEFIEGAKLAGSKA
- a CDS encoding sugar phosphate isomerase/epimerase family protein produces the protein MQDTLRIGTLVGGGDALRVIPQIIGHGFESFSLTFWQTTGTTDLAETAAQVRELAEEHDFTISSVGIFGNPLTGTGDNSDTVASWERLIDHAHLFGTDLVSGFTGRLPGVSIDESIPKFAEVFGELSKRAAERGVKIAFENCSMDGNWRAGDWNIAHNPTAWEKMFNAVNADNLGLEWEPCHQMVQLIDPIPQLRKWTDKIFHVHGKDATIAWDIIKEYGIHGPKPYVWHRTPGFGDTNWTDVISILRQAGYKGTIDIEGWHDPVYRDDLEMTGQVHALNYLKTCRGGSFIPNPV
- a CDS encoding AraC family transcriptional regulator, whose product is MHNSNQLLLWDQAAIRLVDIRQMELAQGKALPAFIIPANIFLLSVQGSAQVQVDQAEFACTGFQLLHSGKGAALSIVSVNDKFIYYIIYYKALLHEANPFQSQYCFSPEAPLLLYNRIQQMHQKWDKPEERLQVKALFYQFVHLTLKELRLQEHKTEVRTTSVAVQVITYIQEYYAEPITLDSLAEVFNFSAYHLSSLFKEHTGISPIDYLIRYRLDLASELLMTTNASVGEIAASIGYQDVYYFSRIYKKRKGVAPAHHRNRELEQHKVAESPLNFPTSSISEYSADLYINNDNHYHNTDKGEIHMFKPTRSVAMAAILLCGSLLLSACSNGTNTAAKDSSSGNTNVNQATPAASEESPKTRIVSTPRGDIEVPAEPVKVAADQYMGHLLKLGIVPVGARTFMLDEGWMDKAEIPQETLERIEDLGEFPMNLEKLTMLEPDLIIGSIEDYVDQYEKIGTTVFLPYWEELSTAGPLDKFRRVASIFGKEQQAEEWIAEYEQKVVEARLKVSNVIKEGETVSIVQFAEKTVYVLAATGGNYGSSTIYEMLQLPPTESALHMKEGFESISLEVLPEYLGDYIFVYNGDAEITNQAMESDIWKSVPAVKNGKVFLYGDNYHDEFVMEDPYSLEQQLDTVVNLLLGTDK